From a single Brassica napus cultivar Da-Ae chromosome C9, Da-Ae, whole genome shotgun sequence genomic region:
- the LOC106367625 gene encoding pentatricopeptide repeat-containing protein At4g14190, chloroplastic encodes MEKYQVLHGRSLLPKLIQTESEYKIVNRLGFIPIHNLSHSHLNKSREEMENLTAKFLHKLPPPLWNSNIRFLTSLIARPNLKSTSSLRRSSPLSLDCSTFLLSDIHHNRFLSSLPRRLSHPGSCPLRLLQEDGDWSKDQFFAVIRFLLRHSSRLHEILPVFDAWKTLEPSRINEANYEKIIRLLCAERSMNEAVRALQSMIDDHKIKPSLEIYNSIIHGYADGGKFEEAMLFLNGMKENGVLPETETYDGLIEGYGKWQMYDEIVLCVKRMDSEGCASDHVTYNLLVREFARGGLLKRMERMYQSLMSRKMTLEPVTLVSMLEAYAEFGVLEKMEETYDKILRFGICLDDELVRRLACVYIDNLMFSRLDDLGRAIRRSDLAWCLRGLCHACLVSRKGLDYLVKEMNEARVPWSTTFANIVLLAYWKMGDFKSINELLLFELSKRRVKLDLVTVGMVFDLSVAGFEGTAVFMSWKKNGFLDKPVEMKTDPLVHAAFGEGQFLRSCKEVMKQESKSFTYQYLLEVVVKNQKN; translated from the exons ATGGAGAAGTATCAAGTTTTACATGGGAGATCTCTATTACCCAAATTAATCCAAACCGAATCAGAATACAAAATTGTTAACCGGCTGGGTTTCATCCCAATTCATAATCTATCTCATTCACATTTGAACAAGTCgagagaagaaatggagaatCTCACGGCGAAGTTTCTCCACAAGCTACCTCCTCCGCTATGGAACTCGAACATAAGGTTCCTCACTTCCTTAATCGCTAGACCCAATCTCAAGTCCACTTCTTCCCTCCGCCGCTCGTCGCCGTTGTCACTCGATTGTTCCACCTTTCTTCTCTCCGATATCCACCACAACCGGTTTCTCAGTTCATTACCGCGACGACTCAGCCATCCCGGTTCGTGTCCTCTACGGCTGCTTCAAGAGGATGGAGACTGGAGCAAAGACCAATTCTTTGCCGTCATCCGATTCCTCCTCCGTCACTCCTCAAGACTCCACGAGATTCTTCCt GTGTTCGATGCGTGGAAGACGCTAGAGCCTTCGCGAATCAACGAGGCTAACTACGAGAAGATCATTAGGCTTCTATGTGCAGAAAGATCGATGAACGAAGCGGTTCGAGCTTTACAGTCTATGATTGATGATCATAAGATAAAACCGTCTTTAGAAATCTACAATTCTATCATCCACGGTTACGCTGATGGTGGTAAGTTCGAGGAAGCTATGTTGTTCTTGAATGGGATGAAAGAGAATGGTGTGTTACCCGAAACTGAGACGTACGACGGTTTGATTGAAGGGTACGGTAAGTGGCAAATGTACGATGAGATAGTTTTATGCGTCAAGAGAATGGACTCTGAGGGTTGTGCGAGTGACCATGTTACTTATAATCTACTCGTGCGCGAGTTTGCCCGAGGAGGGTTGCTTAAGAGGATGGAGAGAATGTATCAGAGCTTGATGTCTAGGAAGATGACTCTGGAGCCTGTTACTTTGGTCTCCATGCTTGAAGCTTATGCAGAGTTTGGGGTGTTGGAGAAGATGGAGGAGACGTATGACAAGATTCTAAGGTTTGGGATTTGTCTGGATGATGAGTTAGTTAGGAGGTTAGCTTGTGTTTACATTGATAACCTTATGTTCTCGAGGCTCGATGATTTGGGTCGTGCCATTCGTAGGAGCGATCTGGCTTGGTGTCTGAGGGGACTATGTCATGCCTGTCTTGTGAGTCGGAAAGGTTTGGATTACCTTGTTAAAGAGATGAACGAAGCAAGAGTTCCTTGGAGTACAACTTTTGCTAATATTGTTCTTTTAGCTTACTGGAAGATGGGGGATTTTAAGAGCATTAATGAACTGTTACTCTTTGAGCTATCGAAGAGACGTGTGAAACTTGATCTTGTGACTGTAGGAATGGTCTTCGACTTGAGCGTAGCTGGGTTCGAGGGTACTGCAGTTTTTATGAGCTGGAAAAAGAATGGGTTTCTTGATAAGCCTGTGGAGATGAAGACTGACCCTTTGGTTCATGCTGCTTTTGGGGAAGGGCAGTTTCTCAGAAGCTGCAAAGAAGTGATGAAGCAAGAATCAAAGTCATTTACTTATCAATATCTACTAGAAGTTGTGGTTAAGAATCAGAAAAACTGA